A stretch of Nonomuraea africana DNA encodes these proteins:
- a CDS encoding efflux RND transporter periplasmic adaptor subunit codes for MRKGILAGACLLAVAAAGAALVGFTDGGGTGAATQSAAPVPATAAITRQDLVDTKTVDGSLTYSGERQVASGRAGTVTWVPEEGSIIRRGRSLLTIDREPLVLMYGKLPLYRTLEQGVDDGPDVEQLERNLRALGYDDFTVDDHFSYATYLAVLEWQEDRGLPETGRVDASQVVFLPSSVRVTEAKTAVGARTDPGRPALTVSGLRRLVHVDLDTGDQSLARKGAKVDVELPGGETMTGKITEVGTVAKTAQDGTTIDVDITLSKTPKTKLDQAPVEVELVSERSEDVLAVPVEALLALREGGFGVEVVEGARTRLVPVKVGAFGGGMVEITGEGLAEGMKVGVPAE; via the coding sequence GTGAGAAAGGGCATCCTCGCGGGCGCCTGCCTTCTGGCGGTCGCGGCAGCGGGGGCGGCGCTGGTCGGCTTCACCGACGGTGGCGGCACCGGCGCGGCCACGCAGAGCGCCGCCCCGGTGCCCGCCACGGCCGCCATCACCAGGCAGGACCTGGTCGACACCAAGACCGTGGACGGCTCGCTCACCTACTCGGGCGAGCGCCAGGTCGCCTCCGGCAGGGCCGGCACCGTCACCTGGGTGCCGGAGGAGGGCTCGATCATCAGGCGCGGCCGCTCACTGCTCACGATCGACCGCGAACCCCTCGTCCTGATGTACGGCAAGCTGCCCCTCTACCGGACCCTGGAACAGGGCGTCGACGACGGCCCCGACGTGGAGCAGCTGGAGCGCAACCTGAGGGCGCTCGGCTACGACGACTTCACCGTGGACGACCACTTCTCCTACGCCACCTACCTGGCCGTCCTCGAATGGCAGGAGGACAGGGGGTTGCCGGAGACCGGGCGGGTGGACGCCTCCCAGGTGGTGTTCCTTCCCTCCTCGGTCAGGGTGACCGAGGCCAAGACCGCCGTCGGCGCGAGAACCGACCCGGGCCGGCCGGCGCTGACCGTCAGCGGCCTGCGCAGGCTCGTCCACGTGGACCTCGACACCGGCGACCAGTCGCTGGCCAGGAAGGGCGCCAAGGTCGACGTCGAGCTGCCCGGCGGCGAAACGATGACCGGGAAGATCACCGAGGTCGGCACCGTGGCCAAGACCGCCCAGGACGGCACGACGATCGACGTCGACATCACGCTCAGCAAGACCCCGAAGACCAAGCTCGACCAGGCCCCTGTCGAGGTCGAGCTGGTCAGCGAGCGGAGCGAGGACGTGCTCGCCGTACCGGTGGAGGCGCTGCTCGCGCTGCGCGAGGGCGGCTTCGGCGTCGAGGTCGTGGAGGGCGCCCGCACCCGGCTGGTCCCCGTCAAGGTCGGCGCGTTCGGCGGCGGCATGGTCGAGATCACCGGCGAGGGCCTGGCCGAGGGCATGAAGGTCGGGGTGCCCGCGGAATGA
- a CDS encoding ABC transporter ATP-binding protein produces MNIVELRGVTKTYNGHVHALRGVDLTISTGELLAIIGPSGSGKSTMLHMIGTLDRPTTGTVRIAGHSVLDLNDRRLSALRARHLGFVFQQFHLSPGVSALDNVADGLLYTGTPLRKRRERAAAALDRVGLGHRLDHKPNQMSGGEQQRVAVARAVVGDPPLLLADEPTGNLDSAAGAEVLKIIKELHEGGTTIAIITHDNEIAEWCPRQVRVRDGLVLS; encoded by the coding sequence ATGAACATCGTCGAGCTGCGCGGGGTCACCAAGACCTACAACGGGCACGTCCATGCGCTGCGCGGGGTGGATCTGACCATCTCCACGGGGGAGCTCCTGGCGATCATCGGCCCCTCCGGTTCGGGGAAGTCCACGATGCTCCACATGATCGGCACCCTCGACCGGCCGACCACGGGGACCGTGCGGATCGCCGGACACTCCGTTCTCGACCTGAACGACCGCCGGCTGTCCGCGTTGCGCGCTCGCCACCTCGGCTTCGTCTTCCAGCAGTTCCACCTCTCGCCGGGGGTGAGCGCCCTGGACAACGTGGCCGACGGGCTGCTCTACACCGGCACCCCGCTGCGCAAGCGGCGGGAGCGGGCCGCCGCGGCGCTGGATCGCGTGGGCCTCGGACACCGGCTCGACCACAAGCCGAACCAGATGTCGGGCGGCGAGCAGCAGCGCGTCGCCGTGGCCAGGGCAGTGGTCGGCGATCCTCCGCTGCTGCTGGCCGACGAGCCGACGGGCAACCTCGACTCGGCGGCGGGCGCCGAGGTCCTGAAGATCATCAAAGAGCTCCACGAGGGAGGCACCACGATCGCGATCATCACGCACGACAACGAGATCGCCGAATGGTGCCCTCGGCAGGTACGGGTCAGGGACGGGCTGGTGCTGTCATGA
- a CDS encoding ABC transporter permease, protein MKPARLSLSDVFRVGASGLRARPTRVILSALGIAIGIATMIAVIGISSSSREELLRQLDKLGTNLLTVSAGTTVFGEPAKLPVASVDMVSRIAPVTSASATGTVAATVRRTAHIDEAVTGGITVQAATASLLTTLEGSVAKGTWLNDATSRQPAVVLGARAAERLGITRTGVRVWMGGRWFTVIGILGPMPLAPEVERSALIGFPVAEEELGFDGHPTTIYERSDEAAVEAVRDVLPRTVNPENPSEVEVSRPSDALAAKAAAAGAFTNLLLGLGAVALLVGGVGVANTMVISVLERRKEIGLRRSLGATRGQVRVQFLSESLLLSALGGVAGAVLGALATIGYALSQNWPPVVPPWSIGGAVGATLVIGTVAGLYPAMRAARLSPTVALSTS, encoded by the coding sequence ATGAAGCCCGCCAGGCTGAGCCTCTCCGACGTCTTCAGGGTGGGCGCGTCAGGACTGCGCGCCCGTCCGACCAGGGTGATCCTCTCGGCGCTCGGGATCGCGATCGGCATCGCCACGATGATCGCGGTGATCGGGATCTCGTCGTCGTCACGGGAGGAGCTGCTCCGTCAGCTCGACAAGCTCGGCACCAACCTGCTGACGGTCTCGGCGGGCACCACCGTCTTCGGCGAGCCCGCCAAACTGCCCGTCGCCTCGGTCGACATGGTCTCGCGCATCGCACCCGTCACCTCGGCCTCCGCGACCGGCACCGTCGCGGCCACCGTACGGCGGACCGCCCACATCGACGAGGCGGTCACCGGCGGCATCACCGTCCAGGCGGCGACCGCCTCCCTGCTCACCACCCTGGAGGGCAGTGTGGCGAAGGGAACCTGGCTGAACGACGCCACCTCCCGCCAGCCCGCCGTCGTCCTCGGCGCCAGGGCCGCCGAGCGGCTGGGCATCACCCGCACGGGGGTGCGCGTCTGGATGGGCGGCCGGTGGTTCACCGTGATCGGGATTCTCGGCCCGATGCCGCTGGCCCCCGAGGTGGAGCGCTCGGCGCTCATCGGCTTCCCCGTCGCCGAGGAGGAGCTCGGCTTCGACGGCCACCCGACGACGATCTACGAGCGGTCGGACGAGGCGGCGGTGGAGGCGGTGCGCGACGTCCTGCCGCGCACGGTCAACCCGGAGAACCCCTCCGAGGTCGAGGTCAGCCGTCCGTCCGACGCGCTGGCCGCCAAGGCGGCGGCCGCGGGCGCGTTCACCAACCTGCTGCTGGGCCTCGGCGCCGTCGCGCTACTGGTCGGCGGCGTGGGGGTGGCCAACACCATGGTCATCTCGGTGCTGGAGCGCAGGAAGGAGATCGGACTGCGGCGCTCGCTCGGAGCCACGCGAGGGCAGGTGCGGGTCCAGTTCCTCTCCGAGTCGCTGCTGCTGTCGGCGCTGGGCGGGGTCGCGGGAGCGGTGCTGGGCGCCCTGGCCACCATCGGGTACGCGCTGTCGCAGAACTGGCCGCCCGTGGTGCCGCCGTGGTCGATCGGCGGCGCGGTCGGGGCCACGCTGGTCATCGGCACGGTGGCGGGGCTGTACCCGGCCATGCGGGCGGCCCGCCTGTCGCCGACGGTCGCGCTGTCGACGTCCTGA
- a CDS encoding response regulator transcription factor, translating into MRVLIVEDEEQLADAVARGLRLHAMAVDVAYDGQEALERASYTDYDVVVLDRDLPEVHGDDVCGELTSRTRILMLTAAGQVRDRVDGLSLGADDYLVKPFAFAELVARIRTLARRTSPAAPPVLERAGIRLDPARRTVTRDGRELSLSRKEFDLLRELMRADGELVSSADLRRDVWDEFADGDTSVLRVTMTSLRRKLGAPPVLENVPGKGYRL; encoded by the coding sequence ATGCGGGTGCTGATCGTCGAAGACGAAGAACAACTGGCCGACGCCGTCGCGCGGGGCCTCAGGCTGCACGCGATGGCCGTCGACGTGGCCTATGACGGCCAGGAGGCGCTGGAGCGGGCCTCCTACACCGACTACGACGTCGTCGTCCTCGACCGTGACCTACCGGAGGTGCACGGCGACGACGTCTGCGGCGAGCTGACCAGCAGGACCAGGATCCTCATGCTGACCGCCGCGGGGCAGGTGCGCGACCGGGTCGACGGGTTGTCGCTCGGCGCGGACGACTACCTGGTCAAGCCGTTCGCCTTCGCCGAGCTGGTGGCGCGGATCAGGACACTGGCCCGCCGTACCTCCCCGGCCGCGCCGCCGGTGCTGGAGCGGGCCGGGATCAGGCTCGACCCGGCCCGCCGTACGGTCACCAGGGACGGCCGCGAGCTGTCGCTGAGCCGCAAGGAGTTCGACCTGCTGCGGGAGCTGATGCGCGCCGACGGCGAGCTGGTCAGCTCCGCCGACCTGCGCAGGGACGTCTGGGACGAGTTCGCCGACGGCGACACCAGCGTGCTGCGCGTGACCATGACCTCGCTGCGCAGGAAGCTGGGCGCGCCGCCGGTCCTGGAGAACGTGCCGGGGAAGGGATACCGGCTGTGA
- a CDS encoding elongation factor G → MPPILRTCRSVSTLNLGILAHVDAGKTSLTERLLHAAGVIDEVGSVDDGNTQTDSLALERQRGITIKSAVVSFEVDGVTVNLIDTPGHPDFIAEVERVLNVLDGAVLVVSAVEGVQAQTRVLMRTLRRLRIPTLVFVNKTDRGGAQDERVLEAISEKLTPFVIAMGSVCDVGTRDSDFRPYGAADVAFTARLAEVLAERNDAILAAFVDDETTVSYGVLRRELAAQTGRALVHPVFFGSAMTGAGVDALISGIRELLPAIEGAADGPLSGTVFKVERGSAGEKIAYVRMFSGTLAVREQIGAGKVTSISVFEHGSAVQRGTVVAGQIGKLWGLTDIRIGDPIGAPRETLNTLREEGVPRGFGSGEVGFQEGAAREVGSPRSGPGGGGEGCYFAPPTLETVVVPRRPRDRAALHLALSYLAEQDPLINLRQDEIRREVAVSLYGEVQKEVIQATLADDFRVDVTFRETTTICVERLVGTGAAVEVMHRGDNPFLATVGLRVEPAPVGAGVEFGLEVEPGSMPPTFFKAVEDTVRVTLRQGIHGWEIPDCRVTMTHSGYAARQSHAHAVFDKSMSSTAGDFRDLTPLVLMDALRQARTRVDEPMHRFTMELPADTFGQVVAALARLRAVPQSSEIRGSTCVLEGEIPAAMVHGLQRQLPALTRGEGELECAFDHYRPVTGAVPSRRRTDCNPLNRKEYLLRVKRRV, encoded by the coding sequence ATGCCACCTATCTTGAGGACATGTCGCTCCGTGAGCACGTTGAATTTGGGGATTTTGGCGCATGTAGACGCCGGTAAGACCAGCCTGACCGAGCGGCTGCTCCACGCCGCCGGTGTCATCGACGAAGTCGGTAGCGTCGATGACGGCAACACCCAGACCGATTCCCTGGCGCTGGAACGGCAGCGCGGGATCACCATCAAGTCCGCCGTCGTGTCGTTCGAGGTCGACGGCGTCACCGTCAACCTGATCGACACCCCCGGGCATCCCGACTTCATCGCCGAGGTGGAGCGGGTGCTCAACGTGCTCGACGGCGCCGTCCTGGTCGTCTCCGCCGTCGAAGGGGTGCAGGCGCAGACCCGCGTGCTGATGCGGACGCTGCGGCGGCTGCGCATTCCCACTCTCGTCTTCGTGAACAAGACCGACCGTGGTGGCGCGCAGGACGAACGCGTGCTGGAGGCGATTTCCGAGAAACTCACGCCATTCGTCATTGCGATGGGATCGGTGTGCGATGTGGGCACGCGGGATTCCGATTTCCGGCCGTACGGCGCCGCCGACGTGGCGTTCACGGCGAGGCTGGCCGAGGTGCTCGCCGAGCGGAATGACGCGATTCTGGCCGCTTTCGTCGATGACGAGACGACGGTGTCGTACGGCGTGCTCCGGCGCGAGCTGGCGGCGCAGACCGGGCGGGCGCTGGTGCATCCGGTGTTCTTCGGCTCGGCGATGACCGGCGCCGGGGTGGATGCGCTGATCTCCGGTATACGGGAGCTGCTGCCCGCGATCGAGGGTGCCGCCGACGGACCCCTCTCCGGCACCGTCTTCAAGGTCGAGCGGGGCTCGGCGGGGGAGAAGATCGCCTATGTGCGGATGTTCTCCGGCACCCTTGCCGTCAGGGAGCAGATCGGCGCGGGGAAGGTCACCTCGATCAGCGTCTTCGAGCACGGCTCGGCCGTCCAGCGAGGGACGGTCGTGGCCGGGCAGATCGGCAAGCTCTGGGGGCTCACGGACATCCGGATCGGCGACCCGATCGGCGCTCCCAGGGAAACGCTCAACACCCTCCGAGAGGAGGGAGTGCCCAGAGGTTTCGGGTCCGGGGAGGTCGGGTTTCAAGAAGGCGCCGCCCGAGAGGTTGGATCCCCGAGGAGCGGCCCTGGTGGGGGCGGCGAGGGGTGCTACTTTGCTCCTCCGACCCTGGAGACCGTGGTCGTCCCCCGTCGTCCCCGGGACCGGGCGGCGCTGCACCTCGCGCTGTCCTACCTCGCCGAGCAGGACCCGCTGATCAACCTGCGCCAGGACGAGATCAGGCGGGAAGTGGCCGTCTCGCTCTACGGCGAGGTGCAGAAGGAGGTCATCCAGGCCACGCTGGCCGATGACTTCCGCGTCGACGTCACCTTCCGCGAGACGACGACCATCTGTGTCGAACGGCTGGTCGGCACGGGCGCCGCGGTCGAGGTCATGCACAGGGGCGACAACCCGTTCCTCGCGACAGTGGGGCTGCGCGTCGAGCCGGCTCCGGTCGGCGCCGGAGTGGAGTTCGGCCTGGAGGTGGAGCCGGGTTCGATGCCGCCCACGTTCTTCAAGGCAGTCGAGGACACCGTGCGGGTGACGCTGCGGCAGGGGATCCACGGCTGGGAGATCCCCGACTGCAGGGTCACCATGACGCACTCCGGTTACGCGGCGCGGCAGAGCCACGCCCACGCCGTCTTCGACAAGTCCATGTCGAGCACCGCGGGCGACTTTCGTGACCTGACGCCGCTGGTGCTGATGGACGCGCTCAGGCAGGCCCGCACCAGGGTGGACGAGCCGATGCACCGCTTCACGATGGAGCTGCCCGCCGACACGTTCGGGCAGGTGGTCGCCGCGCTGGCGCGGCTGCGTGCCGTACCGCAGAGCTCGGAGATCAGGGGCTCGACCTGCGTGCTGGAAGGGGAGATCCCCGCGGCCATGGTGCACGGGCTGCAACGGCAGCTGCCCGCGCTCACGCGTGGCGAGGGTGAGCTGGAGTGCGCCTTCGACCACTACCGGCCGGTCACGGGAGCGGTTCCGAGCAGGCGGCGGACCGACTGCAACCCGCTCAACCGCAAGGAGTACCTGCTGCGCGTCAAGCGGAGGGTGTAG